The Falco rusticolus isolate bFalRus1 chromosome 5, bFalRus1.pri, whole genome shotgun sequence genome has a segment encoding these proteins:
- the LOC119148559 gene encoding poly(U)-specific endoribonuclease-like, whose translation MAHGKALNHELSKLFNEMWDMDVNRLMPGKDYTIDLQGKAGAAQQGDSAVQDSAARRLFHSVNEERLKSIKTFAAFISLLDNYETSTGVAEVVTQEEIAENNCFLDAILETEVMKLAHEYLLKKNLAKANLTDFKYQLYDIWFQLYARKEGDRPDSCGFEHVFVGETRRGKQILGLHNWVQFYLQEKRNQIDYKGYVTRKNKTRPDKDDQVLSIQFSWKGSVKPIGSTFIGVSPEFEFALYTIIFLLAEERVTRETVKIEEYELQIVVCRHGHHIGTAYPVLLSTSSED comes from the exons GAAGGCCTTAAATCATGAACTTTCTAAACTTTTCAATGAGATGTGGGATATGGATGTTAACCGCCTTATGCCTGGGAAAGACTACACTATTGATTTGCAG GGAAAAGCAGGTGCCGCACAGCAAGGTGACAGTGCTGTGCAGGACAGCGCAGCCAGACGGCTGTTTCATAGCGTGAATGAAGAACGCCTGAAGAGCATAAAAACTTTTGCAG cctttATTTCCTTGTTGGACAACTATGAGACATCAACTGGTGTAGCAGAAGTAGTGACTCAGGAAGAAATAGCGGAAAACAATTGCTTTCTTGATGCTATCTTAGAAACAGAAGTCATGAAA CTAGCTCATGAatatctgcttaaaaaaaacctagcaAAGGCAAACCTTACCGATTTCAAATATCAGCTCTATGACATCTGGTTCCAGCTCTATGCCAGGAAAGAAGGAGACAG ACCTGATTCTTGTGGTTTTGAACACGTTTTTGTTGGAGAAACAAGGCGTGGTAAACAGATCTTAGGTTTGCACAACTGGGTGCAATTTTACCTTCAGGAAAAGCGCAATCAAATTGACTACAAGGGATATGTCACTCGGAAGAACAAAACCAGG CCTGACAAAGACGACCAAGTTTTGAGCATCCAGTTCAGCTGGAAGGGCTCGGTCAAGCCCATTGGAAGCACCTTTATTGGTGTCAGCCCGGAGTTTGAATTTGCCCTTTATACTATCATTTTCCTGCTGGCTGAGGAAAGAGTCACACGTGAAACAGTGAAGATAGAGGAATATGAGCTACAGATCGTTGTATGCCGCCATGGGCACCACATTGGAACAGCATATCCAGTACTCCTGAGCACCAGTAGTGAAGATTAG
- the LOC119148557 gene encoding lactosylceramide 4-alpha-galactosyltransferase-like isoform X2 → MPNCLTKLTTVLLSHRLKALFIFITSFVFFASVRFYWRTEEDAEGQLYSLPTQSRFGQFLSSLPCPTASGPPLSPGDVFFVETSERTSPSYLFTCSVESAARRHPGTRVVVLMKGLANGNASLPNHWGFSLLSCFPNVEIRPLDLTELFSGTPLAEWYLQAQQRQEPYFLPVLSDACRITIMWKFGGIYLDTDFIVLKNLKNLTNALGMQSQDVLNGAFLSFKPKHEFIELCMKDFVENYNGWVWGHQGPQLLTRVFKKWCSISRIQKSMSCRGVNALATEAFYPIRWEDWKKLFEEISSLELHRLLNNTYAVHVWNKLSHGTRLEITSQAFLAQLYSQFCPATYDIMKKASEEQSKPAA, encoded by the coding sequence ATGCCCAACTGCCTGACAAAATTGACGACTGTGCTTTTGAGCCACAGGCTCAAGGCTCTGTTTATCTTCATCACTTCATTTGTGTTCTTTGCTTCTGTAAGGTTTTACTGGAGAACTGAGGAGGATGCTGAGGGCCAGCTCTACAGCCTGCCCACACAAAGCAGGTTTGGACAGTTTTTGTCTTCCCTTCCTTGTCCCACTGCCAGTGGGCCCCCTCTTTCCCCAGGGGATGTGTTTTTTGTGGAGACTTCGGAGCGAACTAGCCCAAGTTACCTGTTCACGTGCTCTGTGGAGTCAGCGGCGCGGAGACACCCTGGGACGAGGGTCGTGGTGCTCATGAAAGGCTTGGCAAATGGTAACGCCTCGTTACCCAACCACTGGGGTTTCTCCTTGCTGAGCTGCTTCCCTAACGTGGAAATCCGGCCCCTGGACTTGACAGAGCTTTTCTCTGGAACACCTCTGGCAGAGTGGTACTTGCAGGCTCAGCAGCGCCAGGAGCCTTATTTCTTACCTGTCCTGTCTGATGCCTGTAGAATTACCATCATGTGGAAATTTGGTGGCATCTACTTGGACACAGACTTCATTGTGCTTAAGAACTTAAAGAACCTCACCAATGCCCTTGGTATGCAGTCTCAGGATGTACTGAACGGGGCCTTTCTGTCCTTCAAGCCCAAGCATGAGTTCATTGAGCTTTGCATGAAGGACTTTGTGGAGAACTACAACGGCTGGGTCTGGGGGCACCAGGGCCCACAGCTCCTAACACGTGTCTTCAAGAAGTGGTGCTCCATCAGTAGGATCCAGAAGAGTATGAGCTGCAGAGGCGTGAATGCCCTTGCCACAGAAGCCTTTTATCCTATTCGCTGGGAGGACTGGAAGAAGTTATTTGAAGAAATCAGCTCCTTGGAGCTTCACAGGCTCCTTAATAACACCTACGCAGTTCATGTATGGAACAAACTGAGCCATGGGACAAGGCTAGAGATCACATCCCAGGCTTTTCTGGCTCAGCTGTATTCTCAGTTCTGCCCTGCCACATACGACATCATGAAGAAAGCCTCTGAAGAGCAGTCAAAGCCTGCAGCGTGA
- the LOC119148557 gene encoding lactosylceramide 4-alpha-galactosyltransferase-like isoform X1, giving the protein MRTVTLFAEFTVHHHEGHNSYLGKHALTGTRLPRMPNCLTKLTTVLLSHRLKALFIFITSFVFFASVRFYWRTEEDAEGQLYSLPTQSRFGQFLSSLPCPTASGPPLSPGDVFFVETSERTSPSYLFTCSVESAARRHPGTRVVVLMKGLANGNASLPNHWGFSLLSCFPNVEIRPLDLTELFSGTPLAEWYLQAQQRQEPYFLPVLSDACRITIMWKFGGIYLDTDFIVLKNLKNLTNALGMQSQDVLNGAFLSFKPKHEFIELCMKDFVENYNGWVWGHQGPQLLTRVFKKWCSISRIQKSMSCRGVNALATEAFYPIRWEDWKKLFEEISSLELHRLLNNTYAVHVWNKLSHGTRLEITSQAFLAQLYSQFCPATYDIMKKASEEQSKPAA; this is encoded by the exons ATGAGGACTGTAACGCTATTCGCTGAGTTCACTGTGCACCACCATGAAG gTCACAACAGTTATCTTGGGAAGCACGCTCTGACGGGAACAAGACTGCCCAGGATGCCCAACTGCCTGACAAAATTGACGACTGTGCTTTTGAGCCACAGGCTCAAGGCTCTGTTTATCTTCATCACTTCATTTGTGTTCTTTGCTTCTGTAAGGTTTTACTGGAGAACTGAGGAGGATGCTGAGGGCCAGCTCTACAGCCTGCCCACACAAAGCAGGTTTGGACAGTTTTTGTCTTCCCTTCCTTGTCCCACTGCCAGTGGGCCCCCTCTTTCCCCAGGGGATGTGTTTTTTGTGGAGACTTCGGAGCGAACTAGCCCAAGTTACCTGTTCACGTGCTCTGTGGAGTCAGCGGCGCGGAGACACCCTGGGACGAGGGTCGTGGTGCTCATGAAAGGCTTGGCAAATGGTAACGCCTCGTTACCCAACCACTGGGGTTTCTCCTTGCTGAGCTGCTTCCCTAACGTGGAAATCCGGCCCCTGGACTTGACAGAGCTTTTCTCTGGAACACCTCTGGCAGAGTGGTACTTGCAGGCTCAGCAGCGCCAGGAGCCTTATTTCTTACCTGTCCTGTCTGATGCCTGTAGAATTACCATCATGTGGAAATTTGGTGGCATCTACTTGGACACAGACTTCATTGTGCTTAAGAACTTAAAGAACCTCACCAATGCCCTTGGTATGCAGTCTCAGGATGTACTGAACGGGGCCTTTCTGTCCTTCAAGCCCAAGCATGAGTTCATTGAGCTTTGCATGAAGGACTTTGTGGAGAACTACAACGGCTGGGTCTGGGGGCACCAGGGCCCACAGCTCCTAACACGTGTCTTCAAGAAGTGGTGCTCCATCAGTAGGATCCAGAAGAGTATGAGCTGCAGAGGCGTGAATGCCCTTGCCACAGAAGCCTTTTATCCTATTCGCTGGGAGGACTGGAAGAAGTTATTTGAAGAAATCAGCTCCTTGGAGCTTCACAGGCTCCTTAATAACACCTACGCAGTTCATGTATGGAACAAACTGAGCCATGGGACAAGGCTAGAGATCACATCCCAGGCTTTTCTGGCTCAGCTGTATTCTCAGTTCTGCCCTGCCACATACGACATCATGAAGAAAGCCTCTGAAGAGCAGTCAAAGCCTGCAGCGTGA